GGCCTCGCCGGCCTGCGCGGCCTCCTGGCTCCCGACCCACACGTCGCCGGTCACGTCGCCGGTGCTGTCGCCGGTGGTGCTGTCCGCGGCCGGCTCGGCCGTCGGATACAGCGGCGAGGTCGACTGGACGCCCTGGTCGGACACGTGATCGGTCCACTGGGAGCCGTCCCAGTAGCGGAGCTCGTGGCGGCCGGTCGGGTCCGGGTGCCAGGCGGCTGCAGTCATGGGTCGTCCTATCTGTCATCGGTTCGGGGGCCGCGGCCCGGGGGCCGTGGTTGTGCTGCTCATCGTGTCAGCCACGTGGGAAGGCCGGAAGCCCGGCTAATATCGGAACGTGGCGGACTGGAAGCGCGGTGTGCGCAGGGTGCTCTACCCCGCGTACGAGGCGCGCATGCTTCGCCGGATGCCCGGCAACCTGCCCAAGCACATCGGCGTGATGCTCGACGGCAACCGGCGCTGGGCCAAGGCGGTCGGGCGCGACACCGCCCACGGCCACCGCGCCGGCGCGGCCAATATCGAGCCACTGCTGGGCTGGTGCGACGACGTCGGCATCGAGGTCGTCACGCTCTGGCTGCTGTCGACCGACAACCTCAACCGTCCCGCGGCCGAGCTCGAGCCGCTCCTGGAGATCATCGCCGACGCCGTCGACTCGCTGGCCGACCAGCGACGCTGGCGACTGCACCCGGTCGGCGCTCTCGACCTGCTCCCGGCCAGCACCGCCAAGCGGCTCAAGGCCGCGGCCGAGGCGACCGCCGACATCGACGGGATGATCGTCAACGTCGCCGTGGCCTACGGCGGGCGCCGGGAGATCGCCGACGCCGTCCGCTCCCTGCTCACCGAGCACGCCGCGCTCGGGACGCCGCTGGAGATGCTGGCCCAGCAGATCGACATCGAGCACATCGAGGAGCACCTCTACACCCGGGGCCAGCCCGACCCGGACCTCGTCATCCGGACGTCGGGCGAGCAGCGGCTGGGCGGTTTCCTGCTGTGGCAGAGCGCGAAGTCGGAGTTCTACTTCTGCGAGGCCTACTGGCCCGACTTCCGTCGCGTCGACTTCCTGCGCGCCATCCGCGCCTACGCCCAGCGCGAGCGCCGCTTCGGGGCCTGACCGCCCTTCACCGGGTCCGGGCGACCTGGGTCACACGGGTACCCTCGGGACCCGTGAGCAAGCCCATCACGCTGCTGACCGTCGAGGCGACGGAGCAGCTCAGCCCCGGGATGGTCCGGATCCGCTTCTCGGGCGATCTCGCGGCCTTCGCGGACAGCGCCTTCACCGACCGCTACGTCAAGCTCGTCTTCGGTGATCCCGCCGAGCTCGAGACGGGCGGCCGGCCGACCCTGCGGACCTACACCGTCATCGCGCCCGACGTCGCCCGGGGCACGCTCGCGATCGACTTCGTGGTCCACGGCGACCAGGGCGTCGCGGGCCCGTGGGCGGCCCGGGCCCGTCCCGGCGACACCATCCACGTCCGTGGCCCGGGCGGCGCCTACGCCCCCGACCCGGCCGCCGACTGGCACCTGCTCGCCGGCGACGAGGCCGCGATCCCCGCCATCCGCCAGGCCCTGGCGGCCCTCCCCGACGACGCGCAGGGGTACGCCGTGATCCAGGTCGACGGCCCGGTGCACGAACAGCCGGTCGCGACCCCGGCGGGCGTCGCGCTGACCTGGCTGCACCGCGCCGACCCCGCCCAGCCGGGCCTCGCCGACGCCGTCCGCGCGCTGCCCTGGCGGGAGGGCCGGGTGCACGCGTTCGTCCACGGCGAGGGACAGGCCGTGATGAAGGACATCCGCCCCTACCTGTACGTCGAGCGCGGCGTCCCGCGCGCCGACGTCTCGATCTCCGCGTACTGGAAGCAGGGCCGCACCGAGGAGACCTTCCGCGAGTGGAAGGCGGAGCTGGCCCGCACCGAGGAAGGCACGTCGTGACCACCCCCACCCGCCTGTTCCGCACCGTCGCGATCGCCGAGGCGATCACCTGGACCGGCCTGCTGCTCGGCATGTTCCTCAAGTACGTCACGGAGACCACCGAGGCAGGCGTCCGGGTCTTCGGGATGCTGCACGGCGTCGTCTTCGTGGCCTACGTCGTGACGACGGTCGTGCTCTGGGTGGACCGGCGCTGGTCGGCCGGCCGGGGACTGCTCACGCTGCTCGCCGCGATCCCGCCGCTGGCGACCCTGCCGCTCGAGTGGTGGGCCGTGCGCAAGGGCTGGCTCGGCGACGCGTGGCGGCTGCCGGCCGGCACGACCCGGTCGCTCCCGGACCGCTGCGTCGGCTGGATGATCGCCAACCCGCTGCGCGGCCTGGCGATGGGCGCCGTCGCCGTCGGCGGCCTGACCGCCCTCGCCCTCCTGGTCGGTCCGCCCACCTCCTGACCGCTCCCGGCGAAGGCACCTCCGCGGGGAACCGACCGGGGCGGGAGCACGTCGTACGGGCATGACCGCCCTCGCCCGACGCAACGCCCTGCAGCTCGCCCTCGCGGCCCTCGGCACCGGCGCCCTCTGCGCCTGCTCCGGCGGTGGGCCCGGACGAGGTACGGGACCGGGCAGCGGGTCGGGGACCGGGGCCGACGGCATCGAACTGGTCTCCTCGGACGTGCGCCGTGCCGCGGGCGATCCCGGACTGGTCTCCCCGGTCGTCGCCGGTCTCGACCGCTTCGCGGGCCGGCTGTACGGCGCGCTGGCGACCACCGAGGGCAACCTGGTGCTCTCGCCGTACTCGGTCCTCGTCGCGCTGGGCATGACCCTGACCGGCGCGGCGGGTCCGACGGCGGAGGAGATGCGGACGGTGCTCGGCGTCGGCGACCTCGGCGACCGGTGGCACCGCGGCGTGAACGCCCTCACCACCCACGTCGAGGGGCTGGCGGGCCCGCAGCGGCGCGCCGACGGCTCCTCCGCCGAGCTGGCGCTGGAGACCGCGAACCAGATCTTCGGCCAGCGCGGCGTCGGCTGGTCGGCCGACTTCCTCGACCTGCTCGCCAAGGAGTACGCCGCACCGATCCGCGCGGTCGACTTCGAGACGGCGACCGAGCGGGCCCGCACCCTGATCAACGCCTGGGTCGAGGAGCGGACCCGCGACCGGATCGTCGACCTGGTGCCCGAGGGCGTGCTCGACAACCTGACCCGGCTGGTGCTGGTCAACGCGGTCTACCTCAAGGCGCCGTGGGAGCACCCTTTCGAGAAGGAGCTGACGGCGCCCGGCATCTTCCGGCGGGCCGACGGAAGCGAGGTCGAGGTGGACCGGATGCGCCGCCCGGACCTGGCCGGCGGCCTGGTCACGGGAGACGGCTTCCGCGCGGCCGTCGTGCCGTACGCCGGGCAGCGACTCGCGATGACCGTCGTGCTGCCCGACGACGGGGCGTTCGGCGGGATCGAGGCCGCGGTCGCCGACGGCGGCTTCGCCCGGCTGCTGGCGGGAGCCGCGCCCGCCGCCCTCGACCTCACCCTGCCGCGCTGGACCTTCCGCACCGAGGCGCCGCTGGGCGACGTCCTCAAGGAGCTCGGC
This region of Nocardioides sp. L-11A genomic DNA includes:
- a CDS encoding siderophore-interacting protein translates to MSKPITLLTVEATEQLSPGMVRIRFSGDLAAFADSAFTDRYVKLVFGDPAELETGGRPTLRTYTVIAPDVARGTLAIDFVVHGDQGVAGPWAARARPGDTIHVRGPGGAYAPDPAADWHLLAGDEAAIPAIRQALAALPDDAQGYAVIQVDGPVHEQPVATPAGVALTWLHRADPAQPGLADAVRALPWREGRVHAFVHGEGQAVMKDIRPYLYVERGVPRADVSISAYWKQGRTEETFREWKAELARTEEGTS
- a CDS encoding serpin family protein is translated as MTALARRNALQLALAALGTGALCACSGGGPGRGTGPGSGSGTGADGIELVSSDVRRAAGDPGLVSPVVAGLDRFAGRLYGALATTEGNLVLSPYSVLVALGMTLTGAAGPTAEEMRTVLGVGDLGDRWHRGVNALTTHVEGLAGPQRRADGSSAELALETANQIFGQRGVGWSADFLDLLAKEYAAPIRAVDFETATERARTLINAWVEERTRDRIVDLVPEGVLDNLTRLVLVNAVYLKAPWEHPFEKELTAPGIFRRADGSEVEVDRMRRPDLAGGLVTGDGFRAAVVPYAGQRLAMTVVLPDDGAFGGIEAAVADGGFARLLAGAAPAALDLTLPRWTFRTEAPLGDVLKELGMPMAFDDRRADFSAMTDEDLFLYLAAVLHQGFVAVDEEGTEAAAATAVVMRTESAVVTEELVVDRPFLFVVHDVEHRTPLFVGRVTDPTA
- a CDS encoding DUF3817 domain-containing protein, whose translation is MTTPTRLFRTVAIAEAITWTGLLLGMFLKYVTETTEAGVRVFGMLHGVVFVAYVVTTVVLWVDRRWSAGRGLLTLLAAIPPLATLPLEWWAVRKGWLGDAWRLPAGTTRSLPDRCVGWMIANPLRGLAMGAVAVGGLTALALLVGPPTS
- a CDS encoding isoprenyl transferase, producing MADWKRGVRRVLYPAYEARMLRRMPGNLPKHIGVMLDGNRRWAKAVGRDTAHGHRAGAANIEPLLGWCDDVGIEVVTLWLLSTDNLNRPAAELEPLLEIIADAVDSLADQRRWRLHPVGALDLLPASTAKRLKAAAEATADIDGMIVNVAVAYGGRREIADAVRSLLTEHAALGTPLEMLAQQIDIEHIEEHLYTRGQPDPDLVIRTSGEQRLGGFLLWQSAKSEFYFCEAYWPDFRRVDFLRAIRAYAQRERRFGA